Proteins found in one Paenibacillus borealis genomic segment:
- a CDS encoding GNAT family N-acetyltransferase, with protein MKLSEAFKTERLHFRLLNVEDIDVVHRQFSDPEMCNYFSEPPCDYKEAKEIIEHYASPEGKGHHRYGMFDIETDAFIGTCGYHYRDRELKQVEIGYDIWKEYWRQGYMSEALPVLIKLCFEHLDVDCIYILTHPHNAASIASVRKFGFEVCEPCRSVDEEPQVCMKLMRGNWAY; from the coding sequence ATGAAATTATCAGAAGCTTTTAAGACCGAGCGGCTGCACTTCCGCTTGCTGAATGTAGAGGATATTGATGTAGTACATAGACAATTCTCAGATCCGGAGATGTGCAATTACTTCAGTGAACCCCCCTGTGATTATAAAGAAGCCAAAGAAATCATTGAACATTACGCCAGTCCAGAGGGAAAAGGCCATCACCGTTACGGCATGTTTGATATTGAAACGGATGCATTTATCGGGACCTGCGGCTATCATTACCGGGATCGTGAGTTGAAACAAGTCGAGATCGGCTATGATATCTGGAAAGAGTATTGGAGACAGGGTTATATGTCCGAAGCCTTACCTGTACTCATCAAGCTCTGCTTCGAGCATCTTGACGTGGATTGTATTTATATCCTGACCCATCCACACAATGCTGCATCAATAGCCAGTGTGCGCAAGTTTGGATTTGAAGTGTGTGAACCCTGCAGAAGCGTTGATGAGGAACCTCAGGTGTGTATGAAGTTGATGCGGGGGAATTGGGCTTATTAA
- a CDS encoding SHOCT domain-containing protein has translation MIHQISGGTSSLELYEDYLVIKPSNVQKLGGQTQTIPLDSVVTISIVKPFLKVPYLQVITPGLQTSKKDNLKGASANVVLIQPGKMKTAEKIREYIASYKSGRSNRQAPPAPAGSIDDLRQLAELRDSGIITTEEFEAKKKQILGL, from the coding sequence ATGATACATCAGATTAGCGGGGGCACATCATCTCTCGAACTCTATGAGGATTACCTAGTAATTAAGCCAAGTAATGTACAGAAATTAGGAGGACAAACTCAAACAATTCCTCTGGATTCGGTGGTAACAATCAGTATAGTTAAACCTTTTCTAAAAGTACCTTATTTACAAGTCATTACACCGGGCCTGCAAACATCCAAAAAGGATAATCTTAAAGGGGCAAGCGCAAACGTTGTGCTGATTCAGCCTGGTAAAATGAAAACCGCCGAAAAAATTCGTGAATATATTGCAAGCTATAAATCCGGAAGAAGCAACCGCCAAGCTCCTCCTGCTCCGGCCGGATCGATCGATGATCTGAGACAGCTCGCTGAGCTTCGGGATTCAGGTATTATTACTACGGAAGAATTCGAAGCCAAGAAAAAACAGATTCTGGGGCTATAA